One genomic region from Callospermophilus lateralis isolate mCalLat2 unplaced genomic scaffold, mCalLat2.hap1 Scaffold_3109, whole genome shotgun sequence encodes:
- the LOC143386995 gene encoding olfactory receptor 1E5-like, with product MGKNQTLISEFLLLGLPIQPEHQNLFYVLFLAMYLTTVLGNLLLITLICLDSHLHTPMYLFLSNLSFSDLCFSSVTMPKLLQNMQSEVPSIPYAGCLTQIYFVLFFGDLGNFILMAMAYDRYVAICFPLHYTTIMSPKLCLSLVVLSWVQTTFYSLLHTLLFNRLSFCADNVIPHFFCEISALLKLACSDTQVNEWVLFIIGGIVVVIPFLLILVSYAKIVSSILKVPSARGIRKTFSTCGSHLSVVSLFYGTVIGLYLCPTANKSTVKDTVMALMYMVVTPMLNPFIYSLRNRDIKGALGRALFRKKFFFCVCEGLLT from the coding sequence ATGGGGAAAAACCAAACTCTCATCTCAGAGTTCCTCCTCCTGGGCCTGCCCATCCAGCCAGAGCACCAGAACCTCTTCTATGTCCTGTTCCTGGCCATGTATCTTACCACCGTCCTGGGGAACCTCCTCCTCATCACCCTCATTTGCCTGGACTCCCATCTGCACACTCCCATGTATTTGTTTCTCAGCAACTTGTCCTTCTCTGACCTCTGCTTTTCCTCTGTCACCATGCCCAAATTGCTACAGAACATGCAGAGTGAAGTCCCTTCCATCCCCTATGCAGGCTGCCTGACACAAATATACTTCGTCCTATTTTTTGGAGACCTTGGGAACTTCATCCTCATGgccatggcctatgaccgctatgtggccatctgctTCCCCCTGCACTACACCACCATCATGAGCCCCAAGCTCTGTCTCTCCCTGGTGGTGCTGTCCTGGGTGCAGACCACGTTCTATTCCTTGTTGCACACCCTGCTATTTAACAGATTGTCCTTCTGTGCAGACAATGTGATCCCGCACTTTTTCTGTGAAATATCCGCCCTGCTAAAGCTGGCCTGCTCTGACACTCAAGTAAATGAGTGGGTGCTATTTATTATAGGAGGAATTGTTGTTGTCATCCCATTCCTACTCATTCTTGTGTCCTATGCAAAGATAGTGTCCTCCATTCTCAAGGTCCCTTCTGCTCGAGGTATCCGTAAGACCTTCTCCACCTGTGGCTCCCACCTCTCTGTGGTGTCACTGTTCTATGGGACAGTCATTGGTCTGTACTTATGTCCAACAGCTAATAAATCTACTGTGAAAGACACTGTCATGGCTCTGATGTACATGGTGGTCACTcccatgctgaaccccttcatctacagcCTAAGGAACAGAGACATAAAGGGAGCCCTAGGAAGGGCTCTTTTTAGAAAGAAATTTTTCTTCTGTGTGTGTGAAGGGCTTTTAAcataa